A window of Pantoea agglomerans contains these coding sequences:
- a CDS encoding carboxypeptidase M32, which produces MTTAYQQLSATFQRLSRFGHLMAVAGWDMQTMMPSGGSQARGEALAEMGVLRHSILTDPRVGELIQEAEQADLNDVERANLREMQRAWQQASLLPASLVEAKSLAGSRCEHAWREQRPANDWQGFAANLKEVVRLSREEAQLRADANGTSRYDALLDLYEPGMTSAKLDATFGELKSWLPDLLQRVVEKQAQERVELPQGPFAVEAQRQLGLSVMATLGFDFRHGRLDVSAHPFCGGVPDDVRITTRYNQDEFLSALMGVIHETGHARYEQGLPQQWRDQPVGLARSTAIHESQSLFMEMQLGRSREFLQRILPQVCDKLGAQPALNAENFVRLTQRVRPGLIRVDADELSYPAHVILRFEIERALIEGEIEVEDIPALWDEKMMHSLGLDTRGNYRDGCMQDIHWTDGAFGYFPTYTLGAMYAAQLFQAVKKALPDLGERLQHGELQPVFDWLQQNIWQHGSRFPTEQLLINATGEALNPRFFRQHLEQRYLNR; this is translated from the coding sequence GTGACTACTGCTTATCAACAACTTAGTGCCACTTTCCAGCGGCTCTCCCGTTTCGGCCACCTGATGGCGGTCGCGGGCTGGGACATGCAGACCATGATGCCGTCCGGCGGCAGCCAGGCGCGCGGCGAAGCGCTGGCGGAGATGGGCGTGCTGCGCCATAGCATCCTGACCGATCCCCGCGTCGGCGAGCTAATTCAGGAGGCCGAACAGGCCGACCTTAACGACGTCGAACGCGCCAACCTGCGCGAGATGCAGCGCGCATGGCAGCAGGCGTCGCTGCTGCCCGCCTCGCTGGTAGAGGCGAAATCGCTGGCCGGTTCGCGCTGCGAGCACGCGTGGCGCGAACAGCGTCCGGCAAATGACTGGCAGGGCTTTGCCGCCAACCTGAAAGAGGTGGTGCGCCTGAGCCGCGAAGAGGCGCAGCTGCGCGCGGACGCGAACGGCACCTCGCGCTACGACGCCCTGCTCGATCTCTACGAGCCGGGTATGACCAGCGCGAAGCTGGACGCCACCTTCGGCGAGCTGAAAAGCTGGCTGCCCGATCTGCTGCAGCGCGTGGTGGAGAAGCAGGCGCAGGAGCGCGTCGAACTGCCGCAGGGGCCGTTCGCTGTCGAAGCGCAGCGCCAGCTCGGCCTCAGCGTGATGGCGACCCTGGGCTTCGATTTTCGCCACGGTCGTCTTGACGTCAGCGCCCATCCCTTCTGCGGCGGCGTGCCGGACGATGTACGTATCACCACGCGCTATAACCAGGATGAGTTTCTCAGCGCGCTGATGGGCGTGATCCATGAGACTGGCCATGCGCGCTACGAGCAAGGCCTGCCGCAGCAGTGGCGCGATCAGCCGGTGGGGCTGGCGCGCTCGACCGCCATCCACGAGTCGCAAAGCCTGTTTATGGAGATGCAGCTGGGCCGCAGCCGCGAGTTCCTGCAGCGTATTCTGCCGCAGGTGTGCGACAAGCTCGGCGCGCAGCCGGCGCTGAACGCGGAAAACTTTGTGCGCCTGACGCAGCGCGTCAGGCCCGGCCTGATCCGCGTCGACGCCGATGAGCTGAGCTATCCGGCGCACGTTATTCTGCGTTTCGAGATTGAGCGCGCGCTGATTGAAGGCGAGATTGAGGTCGAGGATATCCCGGCGCTGTGGGATGAGAAGATGATGCACTCTTTAGGGCTGGATACGCGCGGCAACTACCGCGACGGCTGCATGCAGGATATTCACTGGACCGACGGCGCCTTCGGCTACTTCCCCACCTATACGCTCGGCGCCATGTATGCGGCGCAGCTGTTCCAGGCGGTGAAAAAAGCGCTGCCCGATTTAGGCGAACGCCTGCAGCACGGCGAACTGCAGCCGGTATTCGACTGGCTGCAGCAGAACATCTGGCAGCACGGCAGCCGTTTCCCGACCGAGCAACTGCTGATTAACGCCACCGGCGAAGCGCTGAATCCGCGCTTTTTCCGCCAGCATCTTGAACAACGCTACCTGAATCGTTAG
- the rstB gene encoding two-component system sensor histidine kinase RstB yields the protein MRKLFIQFYLLLFVCFLVMALLVGLVYKFTAERAGRQSMNDLMASSLYLIRSELREIPPRDWNKTIKSLDLGLSFDLHIEPMSKYQLDEPDMRRLRAGEIVALDDQYTFLQHIPRSHYVLSVGPIPYLFYLHQMRLLDIALLVFIGMSLALPVFIWMRPHWKEMQRLEIAAQRFGRGELDVRTHFDNTSSLFRLGVAFNQMAENINTLVASKKQLIDGIAHELRTPLVRLRYRLEMSDNLTAGESAAINRDIGQLESLIEELLTYARLDRPRVDLNLTSLDLAHWLREHINDVRDLNPQMQIDLDLPQRENHGVSDTRLMERVLDNLVNNALRYASHRLRVSLWFDGARGCLQVEDDGPGIPAEERERVFEPFVRLDPSRDRATGGCGLGLAIVHSIAQALGGQVSIEGSPLGGASVRFCWPVDLPLRDPSAR from the coding sequence ATGAGAAAACTGTTTATCCAGTTCTATCTGCTGCTCTTCGTCTGCTTCCTGGTGATGGCGCTGCTGGTCGGCCTGGTCTACAAATTCACCGCCGAGCGCGCCGGCAGACAGTCGATGAACGATCTGATGGCAAGCTCGCTCTATCTGATCCGCAGCGAACTGCGCGAAATCCCGCCGCGCGACTGGAATAAAACGATAAAGAGCCTCGATCTCGGCCTGTCGTTCGACCTGCATATTGAGCCGATGAGCAAATATCAGCTCGACGAGCCCGATATGCGTCGGCTGCGCGCCGGCGAGATCGTCGCGCTGGACGATCAGTACACCTTTTTGCAGCATATTCCGCGCAGCCATTACGTCCTCTCCGTCGGCCCGATCCCCTACCTTTTTTACCTGCATCAGATGCGGCTGCTGGATATCGCGCTGCTGGTGTTTATCGGCATGTCGCTGGCGCTGCCGGTCTTTATCTGGATGCGACCGCACTGGAAAGAGATGCAGCGCCTGGAGATTGCGGCGCAGCGCTTTGGCCGCGGCGAGCTGGATGTCCGCACCCACTTCGACAACACCTCCAGCCTGTTTCGCCTGGGGGTCGCCTTTAACCAGATGGCGGAGAATATCAATACGCTGGTGGCGAGCAAGAAGCAGCTGATCGACGGCATCGCCCACGAGCTACGTACGCCGCTGGTGCGCCTGCGCTACCGGCTGGAGATGAGCGATAACCTTACCGCCGGCGAGTCCGCCGCCATCAACCGCGATATCGGCCAGCTGGAGAGTTTGATTGAAGAGCTGCTGACCTATGCGCGCCTCGATCGCCCGCGCGTCGATCTCAACCTCACCTCGCTCGACCTGGCGCACTGGCTGCGTGAGCACATCAACGACGTGCGCGACCTCAACCCGCAGATGCAGATCGATCTCGACCTGCCGCAGCGCGAGAACCACGGCGTCTCCGACACGCGCCTGATGGAGCGCGTGCTGGACAACCTGGTCAACAACGCGCTGCGCTACGCCAGCCATCGGCTGCGCGTCAGCCTGTGGTTCGACGGCGCGCGGGGCTGTCTGCAGGTGGAAGATGACGGCCCAGGCATTCCGGCCGAGGAGCGCGAGCGCGTCTTCGAGCCCTTTGTTCGCCTCGATCCGAGCCGCGACCGCGCCACCGGCGGCTGCGGCCTTGGGCTCGCTATTGTTCACTCTATCGCGCAGGCGCTTGGCGGCCAGGTCAGCATAGAGGGCAGCCCGCTTGGCGGCGCCAGCGTTCGCTTTTGCTGGCCGGTTGATCTACCTTTGCGTGACCCTTCGGCGCGATAA
- the rstA gene encoding two-component system response regulator RstA, whose product MNKIVFVEDEPEVGSLIAAYLGRHDIEVIVETRGDRAEAVIAAEQPDLVMLDIMLPGKDGMTLCRDLRSQWQGPIVLLTSLDSDMNHILALEMGAQDYILKTTPPAVLLARLRLHLRQAQQGQGDDAPAPATAQKQKLLRFGSLTIDALNREVTLFSEQIVLSTADFDLLWELATHAGQILNRDALLKTLRGVSYDGMDRSIDVAISRLRKKLHDSATEPFRIKTIRNKGYLFAPQAWDTQA is encoded by the coding sequence ATGAATAAAATCGTTTTTGTTGAAGACGAACCGGAAGTGGGTTCGCTGATTGCAGCCTACCTTGGCCGCCACGATATCGAGGTGATTGTCGAGACGCGCGGCGACCGCGCCGAAGCCGTTATTGCGGCCGAACAGCCGGATCTCGTTATGCTGGATATCATGCTGCCTGGCAAAGACGGCATGACGCTGTGCCGCGATCTGCGCAGCCAGTGGCAGGGCCCGATTGTGCTGCTGACCTCGCTCGACAGCGACATGAACCATATTCTGGCGCTGGAGATGGGCGCGCAGGACTATATTTTGAAAACCACCCCACCCGCGGTGCTGCTGGCGCGGCTACGGCTGCATCTGCGTCAGGCGCAGCAGGGCCAGGGCGACGATGCGCCCGCCCCCGCCACGGCGCAAAAACAGAAGCTGCTGCGCTTTGGCTCGCTCACCATCGATGCGCTCAATCGCGAAGTGACGCTGTTCAGCGAGCAGATCGTGCTCTCCACCGCCGACTTCGATCTGCTGTGGGAGCTGGCCACGCACGCCGGACAGATCCTGAATCGCGACGCGCTGCTGAAAACCCTGCGCGGCGTCAGCTACGACGGCATGGATCGCAGCATCGACGTGGCGATTTCCCGCCTGCGTAAAAAGCTGCACGACAGCGCCACCGAGCCTTTCCGCATTAAAACCATCCGCAACAAGGGCTATCTGTTCGCTCCGCAGGCGTGGGATACGCAGGCATGA
- a CDS encoding basic amino acid/polyamine antiporter produces the protein MEKKLGLSALTALVLSSMLGAGVFSLPQNMAAVAGPAALLIGWLITGVGILFLSLAMLLLTRLKPDLDGGIFTYARAGFGELLGFCSAWGYWLCAVIANVSYLVIVFSALSFFTDTPDRVIFGDGNTWQAMLGASLLLWMVHFLVLRGVQTAAGINLLATLGKLVPLLLFVVLAVAAFSYDRFQFDFSGLTLGKPLWEQVKQTMLITLWVFIGVEGAVVVSARARHKKDVGRATLLAVLAALLVYLLVTLLSLGIVPRAELAQMRNPSMAGLMTRLMGHWGDAVIAAGLIVSVCGAYLSWTIMAAEVPLIAAQQGAFPRSIARQNPRGAPAASLWLTNGSVQICLILIALTHADYNTLLTIASEMILVPYLLVGLYLVKLTRGKAQPLALAVGIGASLYGLWLLYASGPLHLLMSVVLYAPGLLLFLFARRGGRGDVSLTQLERVAIGLLMAASLPAMWQLLV, from the coding sequence TTGGAGAAAAAATTAGGTCTCAGCGCGCTAACCGCGCTGGTGCTCAGCTCAATGCTCGGCGCGGGCGTGTTCAGTTTGCCGCAGAATATGGCGGCGGTGGCGGGTCCGGCCGCCCTGCTGATCGGCTGGCTGATTACCGGCGTCGGCATCCTGTTTCTGTCGCTGGCGATGCTGCTGTTAACCCGGCTGAAGCCGGATCTCGACGGCGGTATCTTTACCTATGCGCGCGCCGGCTTCGGCGAACTGCTCGGCTTCTGCTCCGCCTGGGGCTACTGGCTGTGCGCCGTGATCGCCAACGTCTCCTATCTGGTGATCGTCTTCTCCGCGCTCAGCTTTTTTACCGACACGCCTGACCGCGTAATATTCGGCGACGGCAATACCTGGCAGGCGATGCTTGGCGCGTCGCTGCTGCTGTGGATGGTGCACTTCCTGGTGCTGCGCGGCGTGCAGACCGCCGCTGGCATCAATTTGCTGGCGACGCTCGGTAAGCTGGTGCCGCTGCTGCTGTTCGTGGTGCTGGCGGTAGCGGCCTTCAGTTACGATCGGTTCCAGTTCGACTTTTCCGGCCTGACGCTCGGTAAGCCGCTGTGGGAGCAGGTAAAGCAGACCATGCTGATTACCCTGTGGGTATTTATCGGCGTGGAAGGCGCGGTGGTGGTTTCCGCCCGCGCGCGCCATAAAAAGGATGTTGGCCGCGCCACCCTGCTGGCGGTGCTGGCGGCGCTGCTGGTCTATCTGCTGGTGACGCTGCTGTCGCTCGGCATCGTGCCGCGCGCCGAGCTGGCGCAGATGCGCAACCCCTCCATGGCCGGTCTGATGACGCGCCTGATGGGTCACTGGGGCGACGCAGTCATTGCCGCTGGCCTGATCGTATCGGTGTGCGGCGCCTACCTGAGCTGGACTATTATGGCGGCGGAAGTGCCGTTGATCGCCGCGCAGCAGGGCGCCTTCCCGCGCAGCATTGCGCGTCAGAACCCGCGCGGCGCGCCTGCCGCCTCGCTGTGGTTGACCAACGGCAGCGTGCAGATCTGCCTGATCCTGATCGCCCTGACCCACGCCGACTACAACACGCTGCTGACCATCGCCTCAGAAATGATCCTGGTGCCTTATCTGCTGGTAGGCCTCTACCTGGTGAAGCTGACGCGCGGCAAGGCGCAGCCGCTGGCGCTGGCGGTAGGGATCGGCGCCAGCCTCTACGGACTCTGGCTGCTCTACGCCTCCGGGCCGCTGCATCTGCTGATGTCGGTGGTGCTTTATGCGCCAGGTCTGCTGCTGTTTCTCTTCGCCCGGCGCGGCGGACGCGGTGACGTCTCGCTGACCCAGCTGGAGCGCGTGGCTATTGGCTTACTGATGGCGGCGTCGCTGCCCGCGATGTGGCAGCTGCTGGTTTAG
- the ydgH gene encoding DUF1471 family protein YdgH has protein sequence MKLKNTILASTLLSLLAGNAFAAQELTPEKAAELKPFERINVTGRFNAINDAADAVSKRADELGAASYYIQGINDSNGNSGNWRVTADLYKADAPKASNTTTYRVMNGVKELPKAEAFRLEPFDTVSVSGFFASQPDVNDAISKAAKEKGAASFFIVRQVDANNGGNQYVTAYVYKADAKERKVQSPNLIPADSEAGKAALAAGGEAAKRVEIPGVASSETPSNSVGRFFETQSSTGQRYTVKLSNGKSIQEVNAITAAQMQPFDTVTFTGHFGTPTEISEEVAKRAADKGAKFYHVTRQWQNQSGGNLTVTADLFK, from the coding sequence ATGAAGCTGAAGAACACCATTCTGGCGTCAACCTTGTTATCCCTGCTCGCGGGCAACGCATTCGCCGCGCAGGAGCTGACCCCGGAAAAAGCGGCCGAGCTGAAACCATTCGAACGTATTAACGTCACCGGCCGCTTTAACGCGATTAACGATGCGGCTGACGCCGTGTCGAAACGTGCGGATGAGCTGGGTGCCGCCTCTTACTACATTCAGGGCATCAACGACAGCAACGGCAACAGCGGCAACTGGCGCGTGACGGCCGATCTCTATAAAGCGGACGCGCCAAAAGCGAGCAACACCACCACCTACCGCGTGATGAATGGCGTGAAAGAGCTGCCGAAAGCGGAAGCCTTCCGCCTGGAGCCGTTCGACACCGTGAGCGTCAGCGGCTTCTTCGCCAGCCAGCCCGACGTTAACGACGCCATCAGTAAAGCGGCGAAAGAGAAAGGCGCTGCCTCGTTCTTTATCGTGCGCCAGGTGGACGCCAACAACGGCGGCAATCAGTATGTAACCGCCTATGTCTATAAGGCCGACGCGAAAGAGCGTAAGGTGCAGAGCCCGAACCTGATCCCGGCGGATTCCGAGGCGGGCAAAGCGGCGCTGGCGGCCGGCGGCGAAGCGGCGAAGCGCGTGGAGATCCCGGGCGTCGCCTCTTCAGAAACACCGAGCAACAGCGTCGGCCGTTTCTTCGAAACCCAGAGCTCTACCGGTCAGCGCTACACCGTGAAACTTTCCAACGGCAAGTCGATTCAGGAAGTCAACGCCATCACTGCCGCGCAGATGCAGCCGTTTGACACCGTAACCTTTACCGGCCACTTCGGCACGCCGACCGAAATCTCGGAAGAAGTGGCGAAACGCGCTGCGGACAAAGGGGCGAAGTTCTACCACGTGACCCGTCAGTGGCAGAACCAGAGCGGCGGCAACCTCACCGTCACCGCCGACCTCTTCAAGTAA
- the pntA gene encoding Re/Si-specific NAD(P)(+) transhydrogenase subunit alpha codes for MLIGIPKERLPNEARVAATPKTVEQLIKLGFSVAVEHDAGKRASFDDESFVAAGATLCDSQQIWQSDIVLKVNAPDDEEIALTRAGSTLVSFVWPAQNAALLEKLAARQVTVMAMDAVPRISRAQSLDALSSMANIAGYRAIVEAAHEFGRFFTGQITAAGKVPPAKVMVIGAGVAGLAAIGAAGSLGAIVRAFDTRPEVKEQVQSMGAEFLELDFEEEAGSGDGYAKVMSEAFIKAEMALFAAQAKEVDIIVTTALIPGKPAPKLITAEMVASMKPGSVIVDLAAQTGGNCELTVADRVTVSDNGVKIIGYTDLPSRLPTQSSQLYGTNLVNLMKLLCKEKNGEITLDFDDVVVRGVTVIRDGEITWPAPPIQVSAAPKAAPAAAQPVVSEAAKPAPTWRKYLLLALAIVLFACLANVAPAEFLSHFTVFALACVVGYYVVWNVSHALHTPLMSVTNAISGIIVVGAVLQMGHGGWVTFISFIAVLIASINIFGGFTVTQRMLKMFRKG; via the coding sequence ATGTTAATTGGAATACCCAAAGAGCGATTGCCCAATGAGGCGCGCGTGGCGGCGACGCCGAAAACCGTTGAGCAGCTTATTAAGCTGGGTTTTAGCGTCGCCGTTGAGCATGATGCCGGCAAGCGCGCCAGCTTTGATGACGAAAGTTTCGTGGCCGCCGGCGCAACCCTCTGCGACAGCCAGCAGATCTGGCAGTCCGATATCGTACTGAAGGTTAACGCGCCCGACGACGAGGAGATTGCGCTGACCCGTGCGGGAAGCACGCTGGTGAGCTTTGTCTGGCCGGCGCAGAACGCCGCGCTGCTGGAGAAACTGGCGGCGCGTCAGGTCACCGTAATGGCGATGGATGCCGTGCCGCGCATCTCGCGCGCACAGTCGCTGGACGCGCTCAGCTCGATGGCCAATATCGCCGGCTATCGCGCCATTGTTGAAGCGGCCCACGAGTTTGGCCGTTTTTTCACCGGGCAGATTACCGCGGCGGGGAAAGTGCCGCCGGCGAAAGTGATGGTGATCGGCGCGGGCGTTGCTGGCCTGGCGGCGATTGGCGCGGCGGGCAGCCTCGGCGCTATCGTGCGCGCCTTCGATACCCGCCCGGAAGTGAAAGAGCAGGTACAGAGCATGGGCGCCGAATTCCTCGAGCTCGACTTTGAAGAGGAGGCGGGCAGCGGCGACGGCTATGCGAAGGTGATGTCGGAAGCCTTTATCAAGGCGGAGATGGCGCTGTTCGCCGCGCAGGCAAAAGAGGTCGACATTATCGTCACCACCGCGCTGATACCGGGCAAACCGGCACCGAAGCTGATCACCGCCGAGATGGTCGCCAGCATGAAGCCGGGCAGCGTGATTGTCGATCTGGCGGCGCAAACTGGCGGCAACTGCGAGCTGACCGTCGCCGATCGCGTTACCGTCAGCGATAACGGCGTGAAGATCATCGGCTACACCGATCTGCCCAGCCGTTTGCCGACCCAGTCCTCACAGCTTTACGGCACCAACCTGGTGAACCTGATGAAGCTGCTGTGCAAAGAGAAAAACGGCGAAATCACCCTTGATTTCGATGATGTCGTGGTGCGCGGCGTGACCGTTATCCGCGATGGCGAAATTACCTGGCCCGCGCCGCCGATTCAGGTCTCTGCCGCGCCGAAAGCCGCGCCTGCGGCGGCGCAGCCGGTGGTCAGTGAGGCGGCGAAGCCTGCGCCGACCTGGCGTAAGTATCTGCTGCTGGCGCTGGCGATCGTGCTCTTTGCCTGCCTCGCCAACGTCGCTCCAGCAGAGTTCCTGTCGCACTTCACGGTGTTCGCGCTCGCCTGCGTGGTGGGCTACTACGTGGTCTGGAACGTCAGCCACGCGCTGCATACGCCGCTGATGTCGGTCACCAACGCCATCTCCGGCATTATCGTGGTCGGCGCGGTGCTGCAGATGGGGCACGGCGGCTGGGTCACCTTTATCTCGTTTATTGCGGTGCTGATTGCCAGCATCAATATTTTCGGCGGTTTTACCGTCACCCAGCGCATGCTGAAAATGTTTCGTAAGGGGTAA
- the pntB gene encoding Re/Si-specific NAD(P)(+) transhydrogenase subunit beta, producing the protein MSGGLVTAAYIVAAILFIFSLAGLSKHETSKQGNLFGISGMALALLATIFGPDSGNVAWILLAMVIGGAIGIRLAQKVEMTEMPELVAILHSFVGLAAVLVGFNSFIDHAPGLPAVMENIHLTEVFLGIFIGAVTFTGSLVAFGKLRGKISSRPLMLPHRHKLNLLALVVSFLLLLWFVRTESTGVQVFALLLMTLIALAFGWHLVASIGGADMPVVVSMLNSYSGWAAAAAGFMLSNDLLIVTGALVGSSGAILSYIMCKAMNRSFISVIAGGFGTDSSASGESEEAGEHREISVEETAELLKHSSSVIITPGYGMAVAQAQYPVAEITEKLRARGVKVRFGIHPVAGRLPGHMNVLLAEAKVPYDVVLEMDEINDDFSDTDTVLVIGANDTVNPAAQDDPRSPIAGMPVLEVWKAQNVIVFKRSMNTGYAGVQNPLFFKENTQMLFGDAKASVEGILKAL; encoded by the coding sequence ATGTCTGGCGGATTAGTAACTGCAGCATACATTGTTGCCGCGATTCTGTTTATTTTCAGCCTGGCGGGTCTTTCGAAGCATGAGACCTCAAAGCAAGGCAACCTGTTCGGCATCAGCGGGATGGCGCTGGCGCTGCTGGCGACTATTTTTGGTCCCGACAGCGGCAACGTCGCCTGGATTTTGCTGGCGATGGTGATCGGCGGCGCTATCGGCATCCGTCTGGCACAGAAGGTCGAGATGACCGAAATGCCGGAGCTGGTGGCGATCCTGCACAGCTTCGTCGGCCTGGCCGCAGTGCTGGTAGGCTTCAACAGCTTTATCGATCATGCGCCGGGCCTGCCTGCGGTGATGGAGAATATCCACCTGACCGAGGTCTTCCTCGGCATCTTTATCGGCGCGGTAACCTTTACCGGCTCGCTGGTGGCCTTTGGCAAGCTGCGCGGCAAGATTTCGTCGCGTCCGCTGATGCTGCCGCATCGCCATAAGCTCAACCTGCTGGCGCTGGTGGTCTCTTTCCTGCTGCTGCTGTGGTTTGTTCGCACCGAGAGCACCGGCGTGCAGGTCTTCGCGCTGTTGCTGATGACGTTGATCGCGCTCGCCTTCGGCTGGCATCTGGTGGCCTCTATCGGCGGTGCCGATATGCCGGTGGTAGTTTCGATGCTTAACTCCTACTCGGGCTGGGCGGCGGCGGCGGCGGGCTTTATGCTGAGCAACGACCTGCTGATCGTTACCGGCGCGCTGGTGGGCTCGTCGGGTGCCATTCTCTCTTACATTATGTGCAAGGCGATGAACCGCTCCTTTATCAGCGTGATTGCCGGCGGCTTCGGTACCGACAGCAGCGCGAGCGGCGAGAGCGAAGAGGCGGGCGAGCATCGCGAAATCAGCGTGGAAGAGACGGCCGAGCTGCTGAAGCACTCTTCATCGGTGATTATCACCCCAGGCTACGGCATGGCGGTGGCGCAGGCGCAGTACCCGGTGGCGGAGATTACCGAGAAGCTGCGCGCCCGCGGCGTTAAGGTGCGCTTCGGCATTCACCCGGTTGCCGGACGCCTGCCAGGCCATATGAACGTGCTGCTGGCCGAGGCGAAAGTGCCCTACGACGTGGTGCTGGAGATGGATGAGATAAACGACGACTTCTCCGACACCGATACGGTGCTGGTCATTGGCGCCAACGACACGGTTAACCCGGCGGCGCAGGACGATCCGCGTAGCCCAATCGCGGGCATGCCGGTGCTGGAAGTGTGGAAGGCGCAAAACGTCATCGTGTTTAAGCGTTCGATGAACACCGGCTATGCCGGCGTACAGAATCCGCTGTTCTTTAAAGAGAATACGCAGATGCTGTTCGGCGATGCCAAAGCGAGCGTGGAAGGGATACTGAAAGCGCTGTAA
- the uspE gene encoding universal stress protein UspE, with amino-acid sequence MSRYQNMLVAIDPQQDDQPALRRAVYLNQRIGGKIKAYLPIYDFSYEMTTLLSPDERASMRQGVISQRTEWIREQSHAYLEAGVEIEIKVVWHNRPYEAIIQEVLTHGHDLVLKMAHQHDRLEAVIFTPTDWHLLRKCPCPVWMVKDQPWPEGGKAVVAVNLASEEPHHDELNQKLIRETTRLAEMVNHTEVHLVGAYPVTPINIAIELPDFDPSVYNDAIRGQHLVAMKALRQKFSIREEFTHVAKGLPEEVIPDIAGQLSAGIVVLGTIGRTGLSAAFLGNTAEQVIDHLRCDLLAIKPDDFTSPVSLDDDEEDDDD; translated from the coding sequence ATGTCCCGCTACCAAAATATGCTGGTCGCTATCGACCCTCAGCAAGACGATCAGCCGGCGCTGCGCCGCGCGGTTTACCTCAACCAGCGTATCGGCGGCAAAATCAAAGCCTACCTGCCGATTTATGACTTCTCCTATGAGATGACCACACTGCTGTCGCCTGATGAGCGCGCCTCCATGCGGCAAGGGGTGATCAGCCAGCGCACCGAGTGGATCCGCGAGCAGTCGCACGCCTATCTCGAGGCGGGCGTGGAGATTGAGATCAAGGTGGTGTGGCATAACCGCCCCTATGAAGCCATTATCCAGGAGGTGCTGACGCACGGGCACGATCTGGTGCTGAAAATGGCGCATCAGCACGACCGGCTGGAAGCGGTGATTTTCACCCCCACCGACTGGCATCTGCTGCGAAAGTGCCCCTGCCCGGTGTGGATGGTGAAAGATCAGCCCTGGCCGGAAGGCGGCAAAGCGGTAGTGGCGGTTAATCTCGCCAGCGAAGAGCCGCATCACGATGAGCTTAATCAGAAGCTGATCCGTGAAACCACGCGGCTGGCGGAGATGGTGAACCACACTGAGGTGCATCTGGTGGGCGCCTATCCCGTGACGCCAATCAATATCGCTATCGAACTGCCTGACTTTGACCCCAGCGTCTATAACGACGCCATTCGCGGCCAGCATCTGGTGGCGATGAAGGCGCTGCGTCAGAAGTTTTCCATTCGCGAAGAGTTTACTCACGTTGCCAAAGGGCTGCCTGAAGAGGTGATCCCCGATATCGCAGGTCAGCTCAGCGCCGGGATTGTGGTGCTCGGCACCATTGGCCGCACTGGCCTGTCGGCGGCGTTCCTCGGCAATACGGCGGAACAGGTGATTGACCATTTGCGCTGCGATCTGCTGGCGATCAAGCCTGACGATTTCACATCGCCCGTGTCGCTTGATGACGATGAAGAGGATGATGACGATTAA
- a CDS encoding FNR family transcription factor: MITEKRTIRRIQSGGCAIHCQDCSISQLCIPFTLNEHELDQLDNIIERKKPIQKGQTLFKAGDDLKSLYAIRSGTIKSYTITEQGDEQITGFHLAGDLVGFDAIMSGSHPSFAQALETAMVCEIPFETLDDLSGKMPALRQQMMRLMSGEIKGDQDMILLLSKKNAEERLAAFIWNLSRRFGQRGFSQREFRLTMTRGDIGNYLGLTVETISRLLGRFQKTGMLAVKGKYITIENHDLLSELAGQSVQAA; encoded by the coding sequence ATGATCACTGAAAAACGCACCATTCGCCGTATTCAGTCAGGTGGCTGTGCCATCCACTGTCAGGACTGCAGCATTAGTCAGCTGTGCATTCCGTTCACTCTGAATGAACATGAGCTGGATCAGCTTGACAATATTATCGAGCGTAAAAAACCGATTCAAAAAGGCCAGACGCTGTTTAAAGCGGGTGACGATCTGAAATCGCTTTACGCTATCCGCTCCGGCACCATCAAGAGTTATACCATCACCGAACAGGGCGACGAGCAGATTACCGGCTTCCACCTCGCGGGCGATCTGGTCGGCTTCGACGCCATTATGAGCGGCAGCCACCCCAGCTTCGCGCAGGCGCTGGAAACAGCGATGGTGTGTGAGATTCCATTCGAAACGCTGGACGATTTGTCAGGCAAAATGCCGGCCCTGCGCCAGCAGATGATGCGTCTGATGAGCGGCGAAATCAAAGGCGACCAGGATATGATCCTGCTGTTGTCCAAGAAGAACGCCGAAGAACGCCTGGCCGCGTTTATCTGGAATCTTTCCCGTCGTTTCGGCCAGCGCGGCTTCTCGCAGCGCGAATTTCGCCTGACCATGACGCGCGGCGACATCGGCAACTACCTCGGCCTGACCGTTGAAACCATCAGCCGCCTGCTGGGCCGTTTTCAGAAAACGGGCATGCTGGCGGTCAAAGGCAAATATATTACCATTGAAAATCATGACCTGCTGTCTGAACTGGCAGGTCAGAGCGTTCAGGCTGCTTAA